A genomic region of Ursus arctos isolate Adak ecotype North America unplaced genomic scaffold, UrsArc2.0 scaffold_8, whole genome shotgun sequence contains the following coding sequences:
- the FAM98A gene encoding protein FAM98A: protein MECDLMETDILESLEDLGYKGPLLEDGALSQAVSAGASSPEFTKLCAWLVSELRVFCKLEENVQATNSPSEAEEFQLEVSGLLGEMNCPYLSLTSGDVTKRLLVQKNCLLLLTYLISELEAARMLCVNTPPKKAQEGGGSEVFQELKGICIALGMSKPPANITMFQFFSGIEKKLKETLAKVPPNHVGKPLLKKPMGPAHWEKIEAINQAIANEYEVRRKLLIKRLDVTVQSFGWSDRAKSQTEKLAKVYQPKRSVLSPKSTISVAHLLAARQDLSKILRTSSGSIREKTACAINKVLMGRVPDRGGRPNEIEPPPPEMPPWQKRQDGPQQQTGGRGGGRGGYEHSSYGGRGGHEQGGGRGGRGGYDHGSRGGGRGNKHQGGWTDGGSGGGGGYQDGGYRDSGFQPGGYHGGGHSGSYQGGGYGGFQTSTYTGSGYQGGGYQQDNRYQDGGHHNDRGSGRGGRGGRGGRGGRGGQGGGWGGRGSQNYHQGGQFEQHFQHGGYQYNHSGFGQGRHYTS, encoded by the exons TTACAAGGGTCCATTGTTGGAAGATGGCGCTCTGTCTCAGGCAGTCTCTGCTGGAGCCAGTTCCCCTGAGTTTACCAAACTCTGTGCTTGGCTGGTGTCTGAATTAAGAGTGTTCTGTAAATTAGAGGAAAATGTGCAAGCAACTAACA gCCCGAGTGAAGCTGAAGAATTCCAGCTTGAGGTGAGTGGGCTACTAGGGGAGATGAACTGTCCATATCTATCACTGACATCTGGGGATGTGACCAAGCGCCTTCTCGTTCAGAAGAACTGCCTCCTTTTGCTCA CATACCTCATCTCAGAACTAGAAGCTGCCAGAATGCTCTGTGTGAATACTCCTCCAAAAAAAGCTCAAGAAGGAGGCGGTAGTGAGGTCTTTCAAGAGTTGAAAGGCATATGTATTGCTCTAGGAATGTCCAAACCTCCAGCCAATATAACTATGTTCCAATTCTTCAGCGGGattgaaaaaaaa TTAAAGGAGACATTAGCAAAAGTTCCACCTAACCACGTGGGAAAGCCTTTATTGAAGAAGCCAATGGGACCAGCCCACTGG gaAAAGATAGAAGCAATTAACCAAGCCATAGCCAACGAATATGAAGTTAGGAGAAAGCTGCTAATAAAACGTTTGGATGTCACTGTCCAGTCTTTTGGCTGGTCCGACAGAGCTAAG AGTCAGACAGAAAAATTAGCAAAGGTTTATCAGCCGAAACGCTCAGTTTTATCTCCTAAAAGTACTATTTCTGTTGCCCACCTTTTGGCTGCAAGACAAGACTTGTCGAAGATTTTAAGGACAAGCAGTGGCTCTATAAGAGAAAAGACTGCCTGTGCCATCAATAAG GTGTTGATGGGAAGGGTGCCTGACAGAGGAGGTAGACCCAATGAAATTGAACCTCCACCTCCAGAGATGCCACCATGGCAGAAAAGGCAAGATGGCCCTCAGCAGCAAACAGGAGGccgaggaggagggagaggtggttATGAACATTCCTCATATGGAGGACGAGGAGGTCATGaacaaggaggagggagaggtggacGTGGTGGCTATGACCATGGTAGccgagggggaggaagaggaaataagcATCAAGGAGGCTGGACGGAtggagggagtggaggaggaggtggctACCAAGATGGTGGTTATCGAGATTCGGGTTTCCAGCCAGGTGGCTATCATGGTGGTGGCCACAGTGGTAGCTATCAAGGCGGTGGTTATGGTGGCTTCCAAACATCTACATATACAGGAAGTGGATACCAGGGTGGTGGATACCAGCAGGACAATAGATACCAAGATGGTGGGCACCATAATGATCGAGGCAGTGGTCGTGGAGGGAGAGGTGGTCGCGGAGGCCGAGGTGGAcgtggaggccagggaggaggttggggaggaagggggagccaGAATTATCACCAAGGGGGACAATTTGAACAGCACTTCCAGCATGGAGGTTATCAGTATAATCATTCTGGATTTGGACAGGGAAGACATTATACTAGTTGA